The DNA sequence CCGTTAAAGTCGCAGGTAAACCGGTTGATGATCGACCGCGGGATCGGATTGCCATCGTCATCCTTGCGCTGGCCGCTCTCCATCTTGTGACTGATAAGCGTCTTCAGCGTCACCGCATCGCCAGCCGCCGCCGTCTTGGGCACCTTCACGCGGGGTTTTACACCTTTTGCCATTGTCTGTTCTCCTTATCCCTTAGCCGCCGCAGCCGCCGATTGTCACTTTCACCGTGCTGGTTGCCTTCGCAAAACTGCCATCCGCCATCCGCGCAATCGCAACAACATCCTGCGTTCCCGCCAGACGGATCCGCGTCGACGCCGCCTGAGACGCCGCCAGAGGACCAAAGTTGAACGTCGCAACATTCGGGGTCGGATT is a window from the Oceanipulchritudo coccoides genome containing:
- the soxZ gene encoding thiosulfate oxidation carrier complex protein SoxZ translates to MAKGVKPRVKVPKTAAAGDAVTLKTLISHKMESGQRKDDDGNPIPRSIINRFTCDFNGENVIDVTLEPAISTNPFFEFEATVPEAGEFKFTWYDDDGSVYETAKKIAIG